A window of Equus przewalskii isolate Varuska chromosome 16, EquPr2, whole genome shotgun sequence contains these coding sequences:
- the GJB6 gene encoding gap junction beta-6 protein: MDWGTLHTFIGGVNKHSTSIGKVWITVIFIFRVMILVVAAQEVWGDEQEDFVCNTLQPGCKNVCYDHFFPVSHIRLWALQLIFVSTPALLVAMHVAYYRRETARKFRRGEKRNEFKDLEDIKKQKVRIEGSLWWTYTSSIFFRIIFEAAFMYVFYFLYNGYHLPWVLKCGIDPCPNLVDCFISRPTEKTVFTVFMISASVICMLLNVAELCYLLLKVCFRRSKRGQTQRNHPNHALKESKQNEMNELISDSGQNATTGFPS; this comes from the coding sequence ATGGACTGGGGTACCCTGCACACTTTCATCGGGGGTGTGAACAAGCACTCCACCAGCATCGGGAAGGTGTGGATCACTGTCATCTTCATTTTCCGTGTCATGATCCTTGTAGTGGCTGCTCAGGAAGTGTGGGGTGACGAACAGGAAGATTTTGTCTGCAACACTCTGCAACCCGGATGCAAAAACGTGTGCTATGATCACTTTTTCCCCGTGTCCCACATCCGGCTGTGGGCCCTGCAGCTCATCTTCGTCTCCACCCCGGCCCTGCTGGTAGCCATGCATGTCGCCTACTACAGACGTGAGACCGCCCGCAAGTTTAGGcgaggagagaagaggaatgaaTTCAAAGACTTAGAAGACATCAAAAAGCAGAAAGTTCGGATAGAGGGCTCCCTGTGGTGGACATACACCAGCAGCATCTTTTTCCGGATCATCTTTGAGGCAGCCTTCATGTACGTGTTCTACTTCCTTTACAATGGGTACCACCTGCCCTGGGTGCTGAAATGTGGGATCGACCCTTGCCCCAATCTTGTCGACTGCTTTATTTCTAGACCTACTGAGAAAACTGTGTTTACCGTTTTTatgatctctgcctctgtgatATGCATGCTGCTTAATGTGGCCGAGTTGTGTTACCTGCTGCTGAAAGTATGTTTTAGGAGATCAAAAAGAGGACAGACCCAAAGAAATCACCCCAATCATGCCCTAAAAGAGAGTaagcaaaatgaaatgaatgagctGATTTCAGATAGTGGTCAAAATGCAACCACAGGTTTTCCAagttaa